In Pantoea cypripedii, the following proteins share a genomic window:
- the uspB gene encoding universal stress protein UspB: protein MISTIALFWALCVVCLVNMARYFSSLRSLLAVLRGCDPLLYQYVDGAGFFTSHGQPSKQVRLVRYIWEKRYRDHHDDEFIRRCERVRGQFILTSGLCGLVVISLIAMAIWQ from the coding sequence TGTGTGTGGTTTGTCTGGTGAATATGGCGCGCTACTTCTCTTCTCTGCGCTCGTTACTGGCGGTGCTACGCGGTTGCGACCCGCTGCTGTATCAATATGTGGATGGTGCCGGTTTCTTTACTTCGCACGGCCAGCCCAGCAAACAGGTGCGCCTGGTGCGTTATATCTGGGAGAAACGTTATCGTGATCATCATGACGATGAATTTATCCGTCGCTGTGAACGGGTGCGTGGGCAATTTATCCTGACCAGCGGATTGTGTGGTTTGGTGGTGATCAGCCTGATCGCGATGGCTATCTGGCAATAA